The following are encoded in a window of Armatimonas rosea genomic DNA:
- a CDS encoding sulfatase family protein, whose amino-acid sequence MNIVLLAIDTLRPDHLGCYGYGKNTSPQIDALAAESVVFEQAIAAGIPTMPSFTTMLTGLHPLRHGIVAHIGEKQRVAARVQTLPQLAQKAGWTTIGIDNLVIQGGGKGTWFARGFDHYSGFLYAPFTNQSEQLIDRAIQFIDEQDKQVPFFLYCHLWDPHTPYGPPAPYNTMHYTPGSAEYTMDEVYAHAPEYYKAFLGEMPCAQPDDYAGYVALYDGEISYVDVQVGRLIAHLKNSGIWEDTVFIFMSDHGEAFGEGEIHFDHHGLYDAVTHVALMAKVPGIAPGRTDALVSTEDILPSLAALCGWELPTGYELTGQSFAPTLRGEEFAGRERVFCIESSRQASIAIRTLKWKLIQPIVDDAHGKPLPHLHGTPRDPAPLLFDLEHDPGERHNLAETHPEVREALLAELLDWHAQEIAQRNGHDPIKENGLSLSYEVFMKRLLARHKK is encoded by the coding sequence ATGAACATCGTTCTCTTAGCCATAGACACCCTGCGGCCCGACCACCTCGGGTGCTACGGCTATGGTAAAAACACGTCGCCGCAGATCGATGCGCTGGCGGCCGAGTCGGTCGTCTTTGAGCAGGCGATTGCGGCGGGCATCCCGACCATGCCGTCGTTTACCACCATGCTCACCGGGCTCCATCCCCTGCGGCACGGGATTGTCGCGCATATCGGGGAGAAGCAGCGGGTGGCGGCACGTGTCCAGACCCTGCCGCAGCTCGCGCAAAAGGCGGGCTGGACCACTATCGGGATCGACAACTTGGTGATTCAAGGCGGCGGCAAGGGGACGTGGTTCGCGCGGGGCTTTGACCACTACTCCGGCTTTCTCTACGCCCCCTTCACCAACCAGAGCGAGCAGCTGATCGACCGGGCGATCCAGTTTATTGATGAGCAAGACAAGCAAGTGCCGTTCTTTCTCTACTGCCACCTCTGGGACCCACACACGCCCTACGGCCCGCCCGCGCCCTACAACACGATGCACTACACCCCTGGCAGTGCGGAGTACACGATGGACGAGGTCTACGCCCACGCGCCGGAGTACTACAAGGCTTTCTTAGGCGAGATGCCCTGCGCGCAACCCGACGACTACGCGGGCTACGTGGCGCTCTACGACGGCGAGATCTCCTATGTCGATGTGCAAGTCGGGCGGCTTATCGCGCATCTCAAGAACTCTGGAATCTGGGAAGACACCGTCTTTATCTTCATGAGCGACCATGGCGAGGCCTTCGGCGAGGGCGAGATTCACTTCGACCACCACGGCCTCTACGATGCCGTCACGCATGTCGCGCTGATGGCCAAGGTTCCCGGCATCGCGCCCGGTCGCACCGATGCCCTGGTCTCCACCGAGGACATCTTGCCCAGCCTCGCGGCGCTCTGTGGCTGGGAGCTGCCGACGGGCTACGAGCTCACGGGGCAGAGCTTCGCGCCCACCCTGCGTGGCGAGGAGTTTGCCGGCCGCGAGCGCGTTTTCTGCATAGAGTCGTCGCGGCAGGCTTCGATTGCCATTCGCACGCTCAAGTGGAAGCTCATCCAGCCGATTGTCGACGACGCGCACGGAAAGCCCCTGCCGCACCTCCACGGCACGCCCCGCGACCCTGCGCCTCTGCTCTTCGACCTGGAGCACGACCCCGGCGAGAGACACAATCTCGCCGAGACGCACCCCGAGGTGCGTGAGGCACTTCTCGCAGAGCTGCTGGACTGGCACGCCCAAGAAATCGCCCAACGCAACGGGCACGATCCCATCAAGGAGAATGGTCTGAGCTTGAGCTACGAGGTCTTTATGAAGCGATTGCTGGCGAGGCATAAGAAATGA
- the cysC gene encoding adenylyl-sulfate kinase, which produces MGEVVGRSFVVWLTGLSGAGKTTVARGLAEALRVRGISKLEVLDGDAVRENLSKGLGFSKEDRDTNVARIAFVAQLLARNDVNVIVAAISPYAEARAAARERIGEGFVEVHVDCGLPELVRRDVKGLYAKALAGELAHFTGVSDPYEAPENPDVRVSSEGQSVEESVGAIVAFLEARGRL; this is translated from the coding sequence GTGGGAGAGGTGGTCGGGCGGAGCTTCGTGGTCTGGCTAACCGGTCTTAGTGGTGCGGGGAAGACCACAGTTGCGCGGGGGCTGGCCGAGGCGCTACGGGTGCGCGGCATCAGCAAGCTCGAGGTGCTCGATGGTGATGCGGTGCGCGAGAACCTCTCCAAGGGGCTGGGGTTTTCCAAAGAGGACCGCGACACTAATGTCGCGCGAATCGCGTTTGTGGCGCAGCTGCTGGCACGCAACGATGTCAACGTGATCGTGGCGGCGATCTCGCCCTACGCCGAGGCGCGGGCGGCGGCGCGGGAGCGGATTGGCGAGGGCTTTGTCGAGGTGCACGTGGACTGTGGCCTGCCCGAGCTGGTACGCCGCGATGTGAAGGGGCTCTACGCCAAGGCGCTCGCTGGAGAGCTGGCGCACTTCACCGGGGTCTCCGATCCCTACGAGGCACCAGAGAACCCCGATGTTCGGGTGAGTAGCGAGGGGCAGAGTGTGGAGGAGAGTGTGGGGGCGATAGTCGCGTTTCTGGAGGCGAGGGGGAGGCTGTGA
- the cysD gene encoding sulfate adenylyltransferase subunit CysD, producing MTHLDELESESVYVLREVAAQFENVALLFSGGKDSIVLSYLARKAFWPARIPFVLLHIDTGHNFEETLTYRDAWAEKLGARLLVRSVQDSIDQGRVTEESGVHASRNVLQTVTLVDAIMELGLDACLGGARRDEEKARAKERFFSHRDAFSQWDPKNQRPELWQLFNGHKAPGEHFRVFPLSNWTELDIWRYIQREKIPMPSLYFTHTRPVFERNGMVLAASEILPRLPEETVTERRVRFRTIGDMTCTGAVDSPAATIEEIVAEVAAARTTERGTRADDKRSEAAMEDRKRTGYF from the coding sequence GTGACGCACTTAGATGAGCTAGAGTCTGAGAGTGTCTATGTGCTACGGGAGGTGGCGGCGCAGTTCGAGAATGTCGCGCTGCTCTTCTCCGGCGGCAAGGACTCGATCGTGCTGAGCTACCTGGCCCGCAAGGCCTTCTGGCCCGCGCGGATTCCGTTTGTGCTTCTGCATATCGACACGGGCCATAACTTCGAGGAGACCCTCACCTACCGCGATGCCTGGGCGGAGAAGTTGGGGGCACGCTTGCTGGTGCGCTCTGTCCAAGACTCCATCGACCAGGGGCGCGTGACCGAGGAGTCCGGGGTGCATGCGAGCCGCAATGTCCTGCAGACTGTCACGCTGGTCGATGCAATCATGGAGCTGGGCCTCGATGCCTGCCTGGGTGGGGCACGGCGCGATGAAGAAAAGGCGCGGGCCAAGGAGCGCTTCTTCTCCCACCGGGATGCCTTCTCGCAGTGGGACCCGAAGAACCAGCGCCCGGAGCTCTGGCAGCTCTTCAACGGCCACAAAGCGCCTGGCGAGCACTTCCGGGTCTTTCCGCTCTCGAACTGGACTGAGCTGGACATCTGGCGCTACATCCAGCGCGAGAAGATCCCCATGCCGTCGCTCTACTTTACGCACACCCGGCCGGTCTTTGAGCGCAATGGGATGGTGCTGGCTGCTAGTGAGATCCTGCCACGCCTGCCCGAGGAGACCGTCACCGAGCGCCGTGTCCGCTTCCGCACGATTGGGGACATGACCTGCACTGGGGCCGTGGACTCGCCCGCCGCCACCATTGAGGAGATTGTCGCCGAGGTCGCCGCCGCCCGCACCACCGAGCGTGGCACCCGCGCCGATGACAAGCGCTCCGAGGCGGCGATGGAAGACCGCAAGCGCACGGGGTACTTCTAG
- a CDS encoding sulfate adenylyltransferase subunit 1, with the protein MNLLRFTTAGSVDDGKSTLIGRLLYDSKAIFDDQLDALHRASLRRGEEQVNLALLTDGLRAEREQGITIDVAYRYFATPHRSFIIADTPGHVQYTRNMVTGASTAQVAVILVDARQGVVEQTRRHAYLAALLGLSHLVFAINKMDLVGYEQAAFERVKSALEEVTTHLAPTAKVHYLPLAALHGDNVVERSERLPWYEGPSLLELLETLDAPEQAGPARFPVQYVIRPQSPDFPDYRGYAGRVVGAPLHVGERVVALPSGLETEITGIETMDGPLEVAEPGRSVTVLVKDDLDLSRGDLLAPVAAPPTTAQELTVTLCWLSTTPLRLNARYRVRHTSREVLGMVTGIDFVVDIETLEQAPADGPLTANAIAQVRLRLAAPLFVDAYTANRTMGSLILIDESSHVSVGAGMIEAS; encoded by the coding sequence ATGAACCTACTACGATTCACCACCGCGGGGAGTGTCGATGATGGGAAGTCCACCCTGATCGGCCGCCTGCTCTACGACTCCAAGGCGATCTTCGACGACCAGCTCGATGCCCTGCACCGGGCGTCTTTGCGGCGCGGCGAGGAGCAGGTGAACCTGGCGCTCCTCACCGATGGCCTGCGCGCCGAGCGGGAGCAGGGGATCACGATCGATGTGGCCTACCGCTACTTCGCCACCCCGCACCGTAGCTTCATTATCGCCGACACGCCGGGCCACGTCCAGTACACGCGCAACATGGTCACGGGGGCGTCTACGGCCCAAGTTGCGGTAATCTTGGTGGATGCGCGTCAAGGCGTGGTCGAGCAGACACGGCGGCATGCCTACCTCGCAGCGCTTCTGGGGCTCTCGCACCTGGTCTTTGCGATCAATAAGATGGACCTAGTCGGCTACGAGCAAGCGGCGTTTGAGCGAGTGAAATCGGCGCTGGAAGAAGTGACAACGCACCTAGCCCCAACCGCAAAAGTGCACTACTTGCCCCTGGCCGCGCTCCACGGCGACAACGTGGTCGAGCGCTCCGAGAGACTCCCCTGGTACGAGGGGCCCTCACTCTTAGAGCTTCTGGAGACCCTGGACGCTCCCGAGCAAGCTGGCCCCGCGCGCTTCCCGGTGCAGTATGTGATCCGCCCCCAGAGCCCGGACTTCCCCGACTACCGGGGCTACGCCGGCCGCGTGGTCGGGGCGCCTTTGCACGTGGGGGAGCGTGTCGTGGCGCTTCCCAGCGGCCTAGAGACCGAGATTACGGGAATCGAGACCATGGACGGCCCCCTCGAAGTCGCGGAGCCGGGGCGCAGTGTCACGGTGCTGGTCAAGGACGACCTCGATCTGAGCCGGGGGGACCTGCTCGCGCCGGTCGCCGCGCCACCGACGACAGCGCAGGAGCTGACCGTTACTCTGTGCTGGCTCTCGACCACGCCGCTCCGGCTCAACGCCCGCTACCGGGTGCGCCACACGAGCCGGGAAGTGCTGGGGATGGTGACCGGGATCGACTTTGTGGTGGATATCGAGACCCTGGAGCAGGCTCCCGCCGACGGACCGCTGACCGCCAATGCCATCGCCCAGGTCCGCCTGCGGCTGGCAGCACCGCTCTTTGTGGATGCCTACACCGCCAACCGGACCATGGGGAGCCTGATCTTGATCGATGAATCGAGCCATGTCTCCGTGGGAGCCGGTATGATAGAGGCATCATGA
- a CDS encoding lactate racemase domain-containing protein — MTETAFGQGFTDRALTEPEVAQIVAQTLAPLELAGKRLLLIVPDATRTAPVGWLFREIYAQTHAAGAHLDIMIALGTHRPMTEDEICQRLEITREQRTAQYGSVAFLNHAWDDPNALASLGTIPSAEIAALSDGLFAMDVPVRINKIIYDYDRLLILGPVFPHEVVGFSGGNKYLFPGISGPEVLNFFHWLGAVISNPLIIGHKWTPVRKVVDRAAAMVPTPRTAFCMVVEKTALAGLYAGSPEAAWDAASDLSDKLHITYMPRAFHTVLSCAPPMYDELWVGGKCMYKLEPVVADGGELIIYAPHIHEISVTHGEHIERLGYHVRDYFLAHWDKFKDEPWGTMAHCVHVKGVGTYENGVETPRVRVTLATGIPEEVCKKINLGYRDWRTINIDDYKDREDEGILYVPKAGEMLYRVRA, encoded by the coding sequence ATGACCGAGACCGCCTTTGGCCAAGGCTTCACCGACCGCGCCCTCACCGAGCCCGAGGTCGCGCAGATTGTCGCGCAGACCCTGGCCCCCCTGGAGCTCGCCGGCAAGCGCCTGCTCCTCATTGTCCCCGATGCCACCCGCACCGCCCCGGTCGGCTGGCTCTTCCGTGAGATCTACGCCCAGACCCACGCCGCTGGAGCGCACCTGGATATCATGATCGCCCTGGGCACCCACCGCCCGATGACCGAGGACGAGATCTGCCAGCGCTTGGAGATCACGCGGGAGCAGCGCACGGCGCAGTACGGCTCGGTGGCGTTCTTGAACCACGCCTGGGACGATCCCAATGCGCTGGCGTCGTTGGGAACCATCCCCAGCGCCGAGATCGCCGCGCTCTCCGATGGCCTCTTTGCGATGGACGTCCCGGTGCGCATCAACAAGATTATCTACGACTACGACCGCCTGCTGATCCTCGGTCCGGTCTTTCCGCATGAGGTGGTGGGGTTCTCGGGCGGCAATAAGTACCTCTTTCCCGGTATCTCCGGCCCTGAGGTGCTCAACTTCTTCCACTGGCTCGGGGCGGTGATTAGCAACCCGCTGATTATCGGCCATAAGTGGACCCCGGTGCGCAAGGTGGTGGACCGTGCCGCCGCCATGGTGCCCACTCCGCGCACGGCGTTCTGTATGGTGGTCGAGAAGACTGCGCTGGCCGGGCTCTACGCCGGCTCCCCCGAAGCCGCCTGGGACGCCGCCTCTGATCTGAGCGACAAGCTCCATATCACCTACATGCCCCGCGCCTTTCACACGGTTCTCTCTTGCGCCCCGCCTATGTACGATGAGCTCTGGGTGGGCGGCAAGTGCATGTACAAGCTGGAGCCCGTGGTCGCCGATGGGGGAGAGCTGATTATCTACGCCCCCCATATCCACGAGATCTCCGTCACGCATGGCGAGCATATCGAGCGCCTCGGCTACCATGTCCGCGACTACTTCCTGGCGCACTGGGACAAATTTAAGGACGAGCCCTGGGGGACGATGGCCCACTGTGTCCACGTGAAGGGAGTCGGTACCTACGAGAACGGCGTCGAGACCCCCCGTGTCCGTGTCACCCTCGCCACGGGAATCCCCGAGGAGGTCTGCAAAAAAATTAACCTCGGCTACCGCGACTGGCGCACGATCAACATCGACGACTACAAAGACCGCGAGGATGAGGGGATTCTCTATGTCCCCAAGGCCGGCGAGATGCTCTACCGGGTCAGAGCGTAG
- a CDS encoding ADP-ribosylglycohydrolase family protein, producing MSTTKTSPRLLLSIAVGDAYGAGFEFESPEVVARENDGRHYRKRAGFTPGHYTDDTQMTLAIWEAVRLGEPFTPRYLADRFVFVYHRDPRPGYARGFEGILKSCKNGSELLEKLNPTSDRNGAAMRSVPLGLLPSITKVKAYAKTQAAITHNTPGGIASSQAVGLMAHFGLKRLGKLSELAAFLEKHVPGTPWSEPWHGEVPLHGLSTARAALTALLACRTQSELLRTAVAFTGDTDSVAAIALGCSACFPEYKQDLPRVLIQGLENGPYGRDYLTTV from the coding sequence ATGAGCACTACCAAGACCAGCCCGCGCCTCCTTCTCTCGATTGCTGTCGGAGATGCCTACGGTGCGGGCTTTGAGTTTGAGTCCCCCGAGGTCGTGGCGCGCGAGAACGATGGCAGGCACTACCGCAAGCGGGCCGGGTTCACGCCGGGGCACTACACCGACGATACCCAGATGACGCTGGCGATCTGGGAGGCGGTGCGGCTAGGGGAGCCGTTCACGCCGCGCTACCTCGCTGACCGGTTTGTTTTTGTCTACCACCGCGACCCACGCCCCGGCTATGCGCGTGGCTTTGAAGGCATCTTGAAGTCCTGCAAGAACGGCAGTGAGCTGCTGGAGAAGCTCAACCCCACCAGCGACCGCAATGGGGCGGCGATGCGCTCGGTGCCGCTGGGGCTCTTGCCAAGCATCACCAAGGTGAAGGCCTACGCCAAGACTCAGGCGGCGATCACCCACAACACGCCAGGGGGAATTGCCTCGTCGCAGGCTGTTGGGCTCATGGCGCACTTTGGGCTCAAGCGACTCGGCAAGCTCAGCGAGCTTGCGGCGTTCCTCGAAAAACACGTCCCCGGCACCCCCTGGTCAGAGCCCTGGCACGGCGAGGTTCCCCTCCATGGCCTCTCCACCGCCCGCGCGGCACTCACCGCGCTCCTCGCCTGCCGCACCCAGTCCGAGCTGCTCCGCACCGCGGTCGCCTTCACCGGCGATACGGACTCCGTCGCCGCGATTGCCCTGGGCTGCTCCGCGTGCTTCCCCGAGTACAAGCAAGACCTGCCGCGTGTTCTGATTCAAGGGCTGGAGAACGGCCCCTACGGCCGGGACTACCTCACGACGGTTTAG
- a CDS encoding aldo/keto reductase, with translation MKRLQIGTSGLSASEISLGCMRIAGMAPDAVDTLLKTSWEAGINFYDHADIYGGGKSEEVFTASVKRLGLQRSELLLQSKCGIRSGFFDFSKEHILTSVDKILTRLDTDYLDILLLHRPDALVEPEEVAEAFETLKQSGKVLHFGVSNHNPSQIELLQASLPMKLEANQLQFSITNTGMVDHGLNVNMEIERSNDRDGGILNYCRLKKITVQAWSPFQHGFFEGTFLGNPKFPKLNEVLEAMAGEFGVTPTTLAIAWILRHPAKIQPIVGTTSPERVKQVALASEVALTRPQWYEIYRAAGNTLP, from the coding sequence ATGAAACGACTTCAGATCGGAACCAGTGGCCTCAGTGCTTCCGAGATCTCTTTGGGCTGTATGCGAATCGCGGGGATGGCCCCCGATGCGGTGGACACGCTCCTAAAAACCTCCTGGGAGGCGGGGATCAACTTCTACGACCACGCGGACATCTACGGCGGCGGCAAGAGCGAGGAGGTCTTTACGGCGTCGGTGAAGCGCCTTGGGCTCCAGCGCAGCGAGCTGCTCCTCCAGAGCAAGTGCGGCATCCGTAGCGGCTTTTTTGACTTCTCTAAGGAGCATATCCTCACCTCGGTCGATAAGATTCTCACCCGCCTCGACACGGACTACCTGGATATCCTGCTCCTCCACCGCCCCGATGCGCTGGTCGAGCCCGAGGAAGTGGCGGAGGCATTTGAGACCCTCAAGCAGAGCGGTAAGGTCCTCCACTTCGGGGTGAGCAACCACAACCCCAGCCAGATCGAGCTCCTCCAGGCGAGCCTGCCGATGAAGCTCGAAGCCAACCAGCTCCAGTTCTCGATCACCAACACGGGCATGGTCGATCATGGGCTCAATGTCAATATGGAGATCGAGCGCTCCAACGACCGCGACGGCGGGATTCTCAACTACTGCCGCCTCAAGAAGATCACGGTGCAGGCCTGGTCGCCGTTCCAGCACGGGTTCTTTGAGGGGACCTTCTTGGGCAATCCCAAGTTTCCCAAGCTCAATGAGGTGTTGGAGGCGATGGCAGGCGAGTTCGGGGTCACTCCCACGACCCTGGCGATCGCATGGATCCTGCGCCACCCGGCGAAGATCCAGCCGATCGTGGGGACAACCAGCCCGGAGCGGGTGAAGCAAGTCGCGCTGGCCTCTGAGGTCGCGCTGACCCGGCCGCAGTGGTACGAGATCTACCGGGCGGCAGGAAATACCCTTCCCTAA
- a CDS encoding type II toxin-antitoxin system RelE/ParE family toxin, translating to MPEPVPWDLFLTDLAHEERDALFLTIGRLRGADYARRWWEGLLRATDGITEFPGPRSFMMNIAESERRRVEVRMRLYRGPDRKNPEWVACTIVFSVYDPTQQAPDMGQVRVLRYVGAKTLQAQELAQETDDSSPQETG from the coding sequence ATGCCTGAACCTGTACCTTGGGACTTGTTTCTCACCGATCTTGCCCATGAAGAGCGTGATGCACTGTTTCTCACGATAGGACGGCTTCGAGGAGCAGACTACGCCCGGCGCTGGTGGGAGGGGCTCCTCAGAGCAACGGATGGCATCACTGAGTTCCCTGGCCCCCGCTCTTTCATGATGAACATTGCCGAGTCAGAGCGCCGACGGGTCGAGGTGCGTATGCGGCTCTACCGTGGACCAGATCGTAAGAACCCAGAGTGGGTTGCTTGTACGATCGTGTTTTCCGTCTACGATCCCACGCAACAAGCCCCTGACATGGGCCAGGTGCGCGTCCTGCGCTATGTGGGGGCAAAGACACTTCAGGCACAGGAGCTCGCTCAAGAGACTGACGATAGTTCCCCACAAGAAACGGGGTAA
- the polA gene encoding DNA polymerase I, translated as MAKTLVLLDGNSLLFRGFFAVRSLTNSKGLPTNALFGFTQMLLGVVEKHHPDLMFCAWDTHDPTFRHELFTEYKGTRQDTPDDLIQQGPYARRLADVFRAISLEAPGYEADDIIGTLTIQGVAAGYEVLIVTGDSDMLQLVQPGVTVLTMIKGITDTVIYDEAAVEARYGLKPVQLTDYRALKGDSSDNIPGVPGIGEKTATTLLQAFPTVEELEARLSEVTPVRIQEKIRENLEKMRLSKDLAVIRKDIPLPEAAALPSPTECPDYSPDYAAIKLFFDELEFRTLARRVEAMSAGSPTSPPRPHPAGEPEVEVVAEAKAVLLTITEVETATDVAELLAAAKAAGRVALRLHTDEASALDARLYGVAIATGAGRVFYCPLAPPPLAPPVPASGGAELGGLFDTPPAPTPPSFVPTKSETERRKGAGGMDAGMDALLTDPTIGKLTYDGRTDITILQRHGFTLSALAFDAELAAYLLFAGQRATYPLRDIAQNLAGRELPPALEKKERATLDAATVFERDKQLAIAAAETIFALHETLEPRLEKDKLDGLLRELELPLVPILAEIERTGLLLDKSLLEKIAAGMGEQITALEKSIHALAGEPFTVNSPKQLAEVLFEKLKLPSGKKTKTGYSTDADVLEPLALEHEIVAQVLQYRELAKLKSTYADALPALVRSDGRVHTSLNQTVAATGRLSSSNPNLQNIPIRTPVGREIRKAFVAPPGRILLSADYSQIELRIFAHVAEDKDLRDAFSSGEDIHKYTAGKVYGIEPSAVTGDMRRAAKTVNYAVLYGISDFALARQLKIPQSEAKALKESYFARFPGVKAYLDGTIEFAQKNGYVQTLIGRRRWIPDINNRVFNFRQAAERAAANMPIQGTSADIMKQAMLSVWAMLHETQLPALLLLQVHDELLFEVDQDAAGELGAKVKACMESAYPLTVSLDVDVKTGPSWGDTTVVELAP; from the coding sequence ATGGCTAAAACACTCGTTCTCCTCGACGGTAACTCGCTGCTCTTTCGGGGCTTTTTTGCGGTGCGCTCCCTGACCAACTCCAAGGGCCTGCCCACCAACGCGCTCTTTGGCTTCACGCAGATGCTCCTCGGGGTTGTGGAGAAGCACCACCCGGACCTGATGTTCTGCGCCTGGGACACGCACGATCCCACGTTTCGCCATGAGCTGTTCACGGAGTACAAGGGGACGCGCCAAGACACACCGGATGATCTGATCCAGCAAGGCCCGTATGCACGCCGCCTCGCTGATGTCTTCCGGGCGATCTCGCTGGAGGCACCGGGCTACGAGGCCGACGATATCATCGGAACGCTGACCATCCAAGGCGTGGCGGCAGGCTATGAGGTGCTGATTGTCACCGGAGACTCGGACATGCTGCAGCTGGTGCAGCCGGGCGTCACGGTGCTGACCATGATCAAGGGCATCACGGACACGGTGATCTACGACGAGGCCGCGGTGGAGGCGCGCTACGGGCTCAAGCCGGTCCAGCTCACCGACTACCGCGCGCTGAAGGGCGACTCCAGCGACAACATCCCCGGCGTCCCCGGTATCGGTGAGAAAACGGCCACGACGCTGCTGCAAGCGTTCCCGACCGTGGAGGAGCTGGAGGCACGCCTGAGTGAGGTGACTCCGGTGCGCATCCAGGAGAAGATTCGCGAGAACTTAGAGAAGATGCGCCTCTCCAAAGACCTCGCGGTGATCCGCAAGGACATCCCGCTGCCGGAAGCCGCCGCACTGCCTAGCCCCACCGAGTGCCCGGACTACTCCCCAGACTACGCCGCCATAAAACTCTTCTTCGATGAGCTGGAGTTCCGCACCCTCGCGCGCCGGGTGGAGGCGATGAGTGCAGGTTCCCCGACCAGCCCCCCCCGCCCCCACCCAGCGGGGGAGCCTGAAGTGGAGGTTGTGGCGGAGGCGAAGGCGGTCTTGCTGACCATCACCGAGGTCGAGACAGCTACCGATGTGGCCGAGCTTCTTGCCGCCGCAAAGGCGGCCGGCAGAGTCGCGCTTCGCCTCCACACCGATGAAGCCTCCGCGCTGGATGCACGGCTCTATGGGGTCGCCATCGCTACCGGAGCCGGGCGCGTTTTCTACTGCCCCCTTGCCCCCCCCCCCCTCGCCCCCCCCGTCCCCGCAAGCGGCGGAGCCGAGCTAGGCGGCCTCTTCGACACCCCCCCAGCCCCAACTCCCCCTTCCTTCGTCCCGACGAAGTCGGAAACAGAGCGAAGGAAGGGGGCCGGGGGGATGGATGCTGGGATGGATGCCCTCCTCACCGACCCCACGATTGGCAAGCTCACCTACGACGGCCGCACCGATATCACGATCTTGCAGCGGCATGGCTTCACGCTAAGTGCCCTTGCCTTTGATGCAGAGCTCGCGGCGTATCTGCTCTTTGCTGGTCAGCGGGCGACCTACCCGCTGCGGGACATCGCGCAGAACCTTGCAGGGCGTGAGCTGCCGCCTGCGCTGGAGAAAAAAGAGCGTGCGACCCTCGACGCAGCGACGGTGTTTGAGCGCGATAAGCAACTGGCGATTGCCGCGGCGGAGACGATCTTCGCTTTGCACGAGACGCTGGAGCCGCGCCTGGAAAAGGATAAGCTCGACGGCCTCTTGCGAGAGCTGGAGCTGCCCTTGGTGCCGATTTTGGCGGAGATCGAGCGCACGGGGCTGCTCTTGGACAAGTCACTCTTAGAGAAGATCGCGGCAGGGATGGGCGAGCAGATCACGGCGCTGGAGAAGTCAATCCACGCGCTGGCGGGGGAGCCGTTCACGGTGAACTCACCCAAGCAGCTGGCCGAGGTGCTCTTTGAGAAGCTGAAGCTGCCGTCGGGGAAGAAGACCAAGACGGGCTACTCGACCGATGCGGATGTCCTGGAGCCCCTTGCGCTGGAGCACGAGATTGTCGCGCAGGTGCTGCAGTACCGGGAGCTGGCGAAGCTCAAGAGCACCTACGCCGACGCGCTCCCGGCGCTGGTGCGAAGCGATGGGCGGGTGCACACGTCGCTGAATCAGACGGTGGCGGCGACTGGTAGGCTTTCGTCGTCGAACCCAAACCTCCAGAACATTCCCATCCGAACCCCCGTGGGACGGGAGATTCGTAAGGCGTTTGTGGCGCCGCCGGGGCGGATTCTGCTCTCGGCGGACTACTCGCAGATCGAGCTGCGGATCTTTGCCCACGTGGCGGAGGACAAAGATTTAAGAGACGCGTTCTCGTCGGGCGAGGACATCCACAAGTACACGGCGGGGAAGGTGTATGGGATCGAGCCGAGCGCGGTGACGGGTGATATGCGGCGCGCGGCTAAGACGGTGAACTACGCGGTGCTCTATGGCATCTCGGACTTTGCGCTGGCGCGGCAATTGAAGATTCCGCAGAGCGAGGCGAAGGCACTGAAAGAGTCCTACTTTGCACGCTTCCCCGGCGTGAAGGCCTATCTCGATGGCACGATTGAGTTTGCCCAGAAGAACGGCTATGTCCAGACCCTGATCGGCCGTCGGCGCTGGATTCCCGATATCAACAACCGGGTCTTTAACTTCCGCCAGGCAGCGGAGCGTGCGGCGGCGAACATGCCGATCCAAGGGACGAGCGCGGACATCATGAAGCAGGCGATGCTCTCGGTCTGGGCGATGCTCCACGAGACGCAGCTCCCCGCACTCCTGCTCTTGCAGGTGCACGATGAGCTTCTGTTTGAGGTAGACCAGGACGCGGCAGGGGAGCTGGGAGCGAAGGTCAAGGCCTGTATGGAGAGTGCCTACCCGCTGACGGTCAGCCTGGATGTGGATGTGAAAACGGGACCGTCGTGGGGGGACACGACCGTGGTGGAGCTGGCCCCCTGA